A region of the Microcystis aeruginosa FD4 genome:
AGTTAGTTAAAAGCTTAATTGAGCAGCAGCGGGTGGCGGTGTTACCCGGTTCAACTTTTGGGATAACAGAAGGCTGTTATTTGCGTCTTGCCTACGGTGCTTTATCTCCAGAAACGGCTTTAACGGCAGTGGAAAGATTGGTAAAGGGACTGCGTTATTTTAGTCAGTGATTTTTAATAATAAATACTGGCTTTCTTTCTTGGTTTTTACTTTAAGCTCATACTAAATCCAGTTATTAAAAACTGATTATTTCTTATCCCTTTTGCCTGTTGCCTTTTGCCTCGTCTCAACAAGTAATTTAAATTACGAACAGCTTAAGTAGGTAGGTGTTAAAAATTATCAGATACCCCCCTTATCAAGGGGGGCAGGGGGGATCGAACCTAAAATCCATTTTTAATTTAAATTAAGAACAGCTTATCTTTTGGGCTATTCTTAGTTTAGCCGAACGAGAACGAGGATTTTTAGCCTGTTCTTCTCGGCTGGGAATAATCGGCTTTTTCGTGATAATTTTCAAGGAATTATCTTCGCGAAAGCCATACTTGATCAGACGATCTTCTAGACTATGAAAACTGATCATAGCGATAATTCCCCCGGATTTTAGCCAGTGGGGGGCTTGATTTAACAATTTTTGCAGAGAATCTAATTCTTGATTAACAGCGATGCGTAGGGACTGAAAAACCCGCGTTGCTGGATGAATACGTCCATAACGGTAACTAGCGGGGACAGAACTAGCGATGACAGATGCTAATTCAGTGGTGGTAGTAAAGGGACGTTTTTGGACGATCGAACGGGCAATCGGACGAGATAAACGTTCTTCTCCGTATTGATAAAAAAGATCGGCTAATTCTTTTTCCTGCCAATGGTTGATAATATCAGCTGCCGTTAGGGATTGACAGCGATCCATCCGCATATCTAAGGCTGCCGTGTGGCGAAAACTAAAGCCGCGCTCGCTCTGGTCGAATTGGGGAGAACTGACCCCTAAATCGGCGATAATGCCATCAAAACTGCTATTTTGTCCATTATAATCGGCGAAGTTCCCCCACCAGAGAGTTAAACGGCTATCTAGATAGGGAGCGAGACTAATTTTAGCCGCTTCTAGGGCGCTTTGATCGCGATCGATGGCGGTTACTATTGTTTCGGGATGGGTTTCTAAAATCAAGCGGCTGTGTCCACCACCCCCTAGGGTAAGATCGAGATAATGCCCCCCGGGTTGAATATTTAAACCAGCGATTAATTCTTGACTCAAAACGGAAATATGGGGAAAATCTTGATTCATCTGCTGATAACTTCCTGAAAATGGCGATTTAACCTAGGGTTTGCGGCAAAAAGTTTGTTAGTGGGGGCAGGGTGTGGGGTGTGGGGTGTAGGGTGTAGGGTTTTACCGATTTTGAGGTAGTCAGTTACCTAATTTTCAGGGAAAAAGTGCCTGAATTTTACCCCCGATCACTCCAATGGTCAGCACTTTTTGAGGGGAAAAAAGTCTAAAAGCCTTATCCAACAAGGTTTTTAGATTTATTCAGCCAACCCTAACCTAAAAATAACTGATAGGCCCGATTTTGGCTTTCATCCCAATAGCGATAACCGAGAGTATCGAGAAAAGCTTGCCATTGATTCATTTCATCGGGGGGGACCTGTATGCCCACGACGATGCGCCCATAATCGGCCCCGTTATTGCGATAATGGAAAACGCTGATATTCCAGTGGGGACTCAGGGAGGCGACAAATTTCATTAAAGCCCCCGGTCGTTCGGGAAACTCGAAGCGATAAAATAATTCATGATCAGCTAAATGCGATCGCCCTCCCACCATGTGGCGCAGATGCAATTTAGTCAATTCATCATCGCTAATATCGAGGGTTTTAAAGCCGCAAGCTTCAAAACTCTCGGCTAATTTCTTGGCATCGCTGCGATTTTCGATCTGGGCGCCGACAAAAATATGCGCTTCTTTTTCATCGGCAATGCGATAACT
Encoded here:
- the rsmH gene encoding 16S rRNA (cytosine(1402)-N(4))-methyltransferase RsmH, translating into MNQDFPHISVLSQELIAGLNIQPGGHYLDLTLGGGGHSRLILETHPETIVTAIDRDQSALEAAKISLAPYLDSRLTLWWGNFADYNGQNSSFDGIIADLGVSSPQFDQSERGFSFRHTAALDMRMDRCQSLTAADIINHWQEKELADLFYQYGEERLSRPIARSIVQKRPFTTTTELASVIASSVPASYRYGRIHPATRVFQSLRIAVNQELDSLQKLLNQAPHWLKSGGIIAMISFHSLEDRLIKYGFREDNSLKIITKKPIIPSREEQAKNPRSRSAKLRIAQKISCS